Within the Plesiomonas shigelloides genome, the region TACGGAGCGCGAATGACTCCGTAAGTAGGCTTTGTTTTAAAATCCGGTATGTTAACCAGACTCTTGTCAGAAAAATTAGCGTGCTTTTATTTGGCGCTATCAAAAGCGTGTACGATGAACCTGTTTTTTGCAAAGCGGAATGCAAATAAATAATTATGAGTGTCAGGTTTTAAAGTGATACCAAGTGTTGCGTTATTTAATTAAATGGTGTTTCGGTAAAATGCCCAGCCTTGTTTTTATTATCATTTATCCAATATGTGACTTTATTTGCTTAAATGTCTTATATATTGCTGGTGGTGTGTATTGTCACGTGAGGCTTGCTGATTTTGTTCTTCCTACCTGTGTTGTACGTGGCGCTTGAGCGGGGTGTAAAACGGTATTGCGATGTTAGGGGATTACCCAGCAAAAGCGGTGACAACTCGTGCCAAATCGAGTCAGACCGCGGGTTCGATGATGGCGTGCTGAGAAGTGCAACGTTGTGCAAGGGCGATTTAACCTCCAATAGGCTCATCTAAAGCAGGGGCATTGGCGGTAATCGATAGCCAATGAGTCAGAAAATATACAAAAGACTGTATATCTGGGTAAATTTACAGTGTTTCCCTTTAAACGTGATGGCAGGTGGTTATAATCGTCAGCCAACTTTGTCCATACGTGATTTTCTGCTGTAACCCTCATGACCACACACACATCTGCGCCGGTGCGATTCCCGAAAGAATGGTTCGCGCTAACAATTGTTTACAGTTTTACCGGTGCCGCGATCTTGGCTTCGATAATTTTTTCCCTGCTGCTGTTTTTATCCATCGACAATAATCCGTTGATGAAATGGCTGTTCGGGGCGCTGGCTGTTATTTTCGAGCTGGGTAAGTTTTATGTCTGGTATGAGTTTGGCGAACGGCGCGCGCGTCGGGATGTCAGCGGCGCGCTTTCGGCGCTGGTGTTCTATTCCATCCTCGCGGCAATTTCTATTGGCGGCAGTATCGGCGGTATTAACAGCGCCACCAATACGGCACTGAACATTCAGGCGCAGCACCAACGCGAAACCGCACGTTATGATGAGCAGATTGCCGCGATTGAGCGACAGATCAAACTCAACGAAACCGCGGCGATGAAGTATATCGAGCTGGATCGAATTTCTAGCGGCGTGAAGCGAATGCAAGAGGCGAATACCGCCTTGCGTTTGCAGCAAGATAAACTGCGATTGGAGCGTGATGCGCGTCCGGTGAGTGAGCAATCGTCAATGCTGGGGCTGATGAGCAGTCTGGCGGATGGCCTGCATTGGTCTGTGGCGCAAGTGCAATTTGCGCTGGTGTGTTTTTTGTCGCTGCTGCTGGATGTGTTTGCAGCCTTTTTTGTCGGCTTGATTGGTGAGGAAAATCGCTTCCGTCGCCGCTGGCTGGCAGAACAACAAGAAAAAACGCGGCAAGCTGAGCGAGATGCCGCAAACACCGCCGAATTACCTCAGCCGGAGCCTGAATTACCGCCGGAGCCGGTGTTAACGCCGTTTGAGCGGGTGCGCGATGCACTGCTCAATGGTCATTTGCGCTGCAGTAAAAAGCAGGTGGCGCAAGAGCTGCAATTGCCGCCCGAGCATGTGGACAGCATTTTCCACCAGCTGATGGAGCAGGGGATTTTAGGCCAGCGGCCAAATCGGCACTATTATGTCAACGATATGTCACTGACATGATGTAAACGCCGCTTAGCGCACTGAAGGTATGATGCGCTGAATACACGTCTGCCGTATGGCAGCGCGGAACTTGGAGCCGGACGCAGCCATGCTGTTTCCGGCTTTTTGCTGCCGGCGTCTAGAGCCGTATAGGCCGAGCAAGAATGGCCACGATGACAACACGATTATTCACGGACTTTAAAGCCGAGAATGCGTATAATAGACCACAATTTTTCTTGAAATCAGAGACACGATGAAAGCATTGTTTGCAACAACAGCCCGGGGATTGGAAGAACTGCTGAAAACGGAGCTGGAGAGCCTCGGAGCACAAGAGTGTAAGCTGACACAAGGCGGCGTACATTTCAAAGGGGACATGGCAACCATGTACCGCAGCATGATGTGGAGCCGTCTGGCATCCCGTATTTTGCTGCCTCTGGCGACCTTCAAGGTGTTCAGCGAGCTGGATCTTTACCTCGGGGCAGGCAGTGTGAGCTGGCAGGATATGTTCGATGTGAACGATACCTTCGCCGTTGATTTTACCGGTACCAACAATGAAATCCGTAATAGCCAATTTGGTGCGGTACGGGTTAAAGATGCGATTGTTGACCACTTCAGCCGTAAAACCGGCCAGCGCCCGAATGTTGAGCGTCAGGATGCGGATATCCGTATCAACGTGTACTTAAACCGTGATGAAGCGGTGATGTCACTGGATTTGTGCGGCGACAGTCTGCACCAGCGTGGCTACCGTGACCGTACCGGTGCGGCGCCATTGAAAGAAAACTTGGCGGCGGCGCTGGTGCTGCGCTCTGGCTGGCAGATTGGTACACCGCTGGTGGATCCTATGTGCGGCTCGGGGACATTGCTGATTGAAGCGGCGATGATGGCGGCGGATGTCGCGCCAGCATTGTGGCGTGAGCAGTGGGGCTTTTTAGCGTGGAAAGGCCACGACCGCGATATTTGGAAATCAATTCGTGATGAAGCGCAGGCGCGTGCACATGCAGGGATCAGCCGTACCGAGCCGCTGTTCTTCGGTATCGATAACGATCAGCGCGTGATTGACCGTGCGAAAACCAACATCCGTAATGCCGGCCTGAATCGTCTGATTAGCGTTGGACGTGCCGATGCGGTTGCGTTGGAAAATCCACTGACCGCAGAGCAAAAAGCCGCGGGCGTACGCGGTACGGTATTGTCTAACCCGCCGTACGGTGAGCGTTTGGGCTCGGTGCCAGCGCTGATTGCCCTGCATACCGTGTTTGGTCGTCGTTTGAAGCAGCAATTCCCTGGCTGGCGTTTATCCTTGTTCAGTGGCGCGCCTGAGTTGCTGAGCTGTCTGCAGATGCGTGCTGAGCGTCAGTTCAAGGCTAAAAACGGCCCGTTGGACTGTGTGCAGAAGAACTACCAAATCGCTGAACAAACACAAGATAGCGCGCCGACGTCGTTCAAAGGGGCGGAAGATTTCGCTAACCGTCTGCGCAAGAACATCAAAAAACTCGACAAGTGGGCGGAGAAAGAAGGTCTGGAAGCCTACCGTCTGTATGACGCCGACTTGCCCGATTACAACGTGGCGATTGACCGCTACCTTGATCATATCGTGATCAACGAATACGCCGCGCCAAAAGACATCGATGAGCAAAAAGCCCGTCATCGCCTGTTTGATCTGGTGGTGGCAGTACTGGATGTCACCGGTGTGGAAGCGGACAAAATTATCCTGAAAGTCCGTGAGCGTAAAAAAGGCAGCAGCCAGTACGAGAAGATGGCGGAAAAAGGCGAGTACTTCGTGGTGCACGAATACAATGCCAGCCTGTGGGTCAACCTGACCGATTATCTGGATACCGGTCTGTTCCTTGACCACCGTCTGACTCGTCGCATGTTGGGCGAAATGGCGCAGGGCAAGCGTTTCCTGAACCTGTTCTCCTACACCGGCAGTGCCACTGTGCATGCGGCATTAGGCGGCGCGCGCAGTACCACCACCGTGGATCTGTCCAACACCTATCTGAACTGGGCTGAGCAGAACCTGATCCTGAACGATATTCGCGGTAATCACCGCCTGATTCAGGCCGATTGCTTGCGCTGGTTGGAAAATGCGGATGAGCAGTTTGATCTGATCTTTATCGATCCGCCAACCTTCTCGAACTCCAAGCGTATGGAAGATTCGTTTGATGTGCAGCGCGATCACCTAAAACTGATGGAGCATCTTAAGCGTCTGTTGGCGGCGGGTGGAACCTTGGTGTTCTCCAACAACAAACGCGGTTTCAAGATGGATATGGAAGGCATGGCGGAGCTGGGCTTGGAAGCGGAAAACATTACCGCTCGCTCTCAGTCACCGGATTTCTCCCGTAACAAGCATATCCACAACTGCTGGCTGATCCGCCACAAAGCGTAACACAGCAACACTGACGATGCCGGACTCGTAGGATTCCGGCATCGTGCCAATTCAAGGATGTATTCATGCCATATCGGCTTTACCACACGGAGTTTTGCCATCTTTGTGAGATGGCGTGGGCACTGATTGTTCAGG harbors:
- the rlmKL gene encoding bifunctional 23S rRNA (guanine(2069)-N(7))-methyltransferase RlmK/23S rRNA (guanine(2445)-N(2))-methyltransferase RlmL; amino-acid sequence: MKALFATTARGLEELLKTELESLGAQECKLTQGGVHFKGDMATMYRSMMWSRLASRILLPLATFKVFSELDLYLGAGSVSWQDMFDVNDTFAVDFTGTNNEIRNSQFGAVRVKDAIVDHFSRKTGQRPNVERQDADIRINVYLNRDEAVMSLDLCGDSLHQRGYRDRTGAAPLKENLAAALVLRSGWQIGTPLVDPMCGSGTLLIEAAMMAADVAPALWREQWGFLAWKGHDRDIWKSIRDEAQARAHAGISRTEPLFFGIDNDQRVIDRAKTNIRNAGLNRLISVGRADAVALENPLTAEQKAAGVRGTVLSNPPYGERLGSVPALIALHTVFGRRLKQQFPGWRLSLFSGAPELLSCLQMRAERQFKAKNGPLDCVQKNYQIAEQTQDSAPTSFKGAEDFANRLRKNIKKLDKWAEKEGLEAYRLYDADLPDYNVAIDRYLDHIVINEYAAPKDIDEQKARHRLFDLVVAVLDVTGVEADKIILKVRERKKGSSQYEKMAEKGEYFVVHEYNASLWVNLTDYLDTGLFLDHRLTRRMLGEMAQGKRFLNLFSYTGSATVHAALGGARSTTTVDLSNTYLNWAEQNLILNDIRGNHRLIQADCLRWLENADEQFDLIFIDPPTFSNSKRMEDSFDVQRDHLKLMEHLKRLLAAGGTLVFSNNKRGFKMDMEGMAELGLEAENITARSQSPDFSRNKHIHNCWLIRHKA